A single genomic interval of Microbacterium sp. LWO14-1.2 harbors:
- a CDS encoding MmcQ/YjbR family DNA-binding protein → MATIDDARAIALALPGVTERVGGHTGEPAWRLSSGQIAWIRGPRATDLRQLAALGAAWPEGPVLAVRVGSQEEKEALLAAEPEALFTIPHFDGYSGLLVRLDAIERDRLAELIADAWLVRAPVLVAKRWLDERGLA, encoded by the coding sequence ATGGCGACCATCGACGACGCGCGAGCGATCGCGCTCGCGCTCCCCGGTGTGACCGAGCGGGTGGGCGGCCACACCGGGGAGCCGGCGTGGCGGTTGTCGAGCGGCCAGATCGCGTGGATCCGCGGTCCTCGGGCGACCGACCTGCGGCAGCTCGCCGCGCTCGGAGCCGCGTGGCCGGAGGGGCCGGTGCTCGCCGTGCGGGTCGGCAGTCAGGAGGAGAAGGAGGCCCTGCTCGCGGCCGAACCGGAGGCCCTCTTCACGATTCCGCACTTCGACGGCTACTCGGGACTTCTCGTGCGGCTGGACGCGATCGAGCGCGACCGCCTCGCCGAGCTCATCGCCGACGCCTGGCTCGTGCGCGCGCCGGTGCTCGTCGCGAAGAGATGGCTCGACGAGCGCGGACTCGCCTAG
- a CDS encoding glycoside hydrolase family 38 C-terminal domain-containing protein: MHDDTSLTVGRVKRVLEERIRPAVHSASVPLEIALHELPGEPIAPTEGLALDFEPAAVGQMWGPAWGTTWFRLTGSVPAEWAGRRVEAVIDLGFDINMPGFQCEALVYRPDGSPVKSINPRNQWVPIAQTAAGDEPVELYLEAAANPVLLDYHPFLPTQEGDIRTSSPERLYRSRRMDLAVFEQEVFDLSLDLEVLYELQAELAPTSPRRMRILQAMDDALDVLDLQRIAETASDARARLAGVLASPAEASAHRISAIGHAHIDSAWLWPVRETIRKVARTTSSMTSLIEEQPDFQYGMSSAQQYAWLKQHRPEVWERVKAAVADGRFLPLGGMWVESDTVMPSGESLVRQFAYGQRFFEREFGIRSKGVWLPDSFGYSPALPQLMRRAGFEWFFTQKISWNQQNVFPHHSFLWEGIDGSRMFTHFPSMDTYNSQLSGMEVAKAARQFKENRVSSRSIAPVGWGDGGGGTTREMTGKAERLRDLEGSARVEWEHPDSFFEKARAEIANPAVWVGELYLELHRGTLTSQHATKALHRWAEHALVEAELWAATDAVRTGAAYPKAEIDRLWETVLLHEFHDILPGTSIAWVHREAVEVLSGVLSDAQDIADAARRSLAGEGDRELRFTPSSVDGRGRALGAAWADGPAGAPASLEEEAGGWRLENELVSVLVSGEGLIVSAVDKATGREAVAEGRAANLFQLHQDFPNMWDAWDIDRYYRNSVDDLTGVASISASVVDGVAAVRVVREFSQSRIEQTIVLAPGSRTVHLRNDVDWHETEKLLKLAFPLDVQASHTEAETQFGYQSRVTHTNTSWEAAKFEASMHRFVLVREQDFGVALVNDSIYGYDTSRDVEGDAVTTTVRLSLLRAPRFPDPDTDHGPHQIEIGFVIGADAAIATAEGIALNAPASVVRGAREVEPLVSVAGDGIVVSGVKLADDGSGDVIVRLYEALGRRAVGSLAVGFEHSEIREVSLIEDPLDDARVGGELSLRPFEVRTLRIVR, translated from the coding sequence ATGCATGACGACACCTCGCTCACCGTCGGCCGCGTCAAGCGCGTCCTGGAAGAGCGGATCCGCCCCGCCGTCCACTCGGCCTCCGTGCCGCTGGAGATCGCACTGCACGAGTTGCCGGGTGAGCCCATCGCCCCGACCGAGGGACTCGCCCTCGACTTCGAGCCGGCCGCGGTCGGCCAGATGTGGGGTCCCGCCTGGGGCACCACGTGGTTCCGGCTCACCGGCAGCGTGCCGGCGGAGTGGGCCGGCCGCCGCGTCGAGGCCGTGATCGACCTCGGCTTCGACATCAACATGCCGGGGTTCCAGTGCGAGGCGCTCGTGTATCGTCCCGACGGCTCTCCCGTGAAGAGCATCAACCCGCGCAACCAGTGGGTGCCGATCGCCCAGACCGCCGCCGGCGACGAGCCCGTCGAGCTGTACCTCGAGGCGGCGGCGAACCCCGTGCTGCTCGACTACCACCCCTTCCTCCCCACCCAGGAGGGCGACATCCGCACGTCGTCCCCGGAGCGCCTGTACCGCTCGCGGCGGATGGACCTCGCCGTGTTCGAGCAGGAGGTCTTCGACCTGTCCCTCGACCTCGAGGTCCTCTACGAGCTGCAGGCCGAGCTCGCTCCGACCTCGCCGCGGCGCATGCGTATCCTGCAGGCCATGGATGACGCGCTCGACGTGCTCGACCTGCAGCGCATCGCCGAGACCGCCTCCGACGCCCGTGCCCGCCTCGCAGGCGTCCTGGCTTCGCCTGCCGAGGCCAGCGCGCACCGGATCTCGGCGATCGGGCACGCGCACATCGATTCCGCCTGGCTGTGGCCGGTGCGCGAGACGATCCGCAAGGTCGCCCGCACGACCTCGTCGATGACCTCGCTGATCGAGGAGCAGCCGGACTTCCAGTACGGCATGTCGAGCGCGCAGCAGTACGCGTGGCTCAAGCAGCACCGCCCGGAGGTGTGGGAGCGCGTCAAGGCCGCCGTCGCCGATGGACGCTTCCTTCCGCTCGGCGGCATGTGGGTCGAATCCGACACCGTGATGCCGTCGGGGGAGTCGCTCGTGCGCCAGTTCGCGTACGGCCAGCGGTTCTTCGAGCGCGAGTTCGGCATCCGCTCGAAGGGGGTCTGGCTGCCCGACAGCTTCGGCTACTCGCCCGCCCTGCCCCAGCTCATGCGGCGGGCAGGGTTCGAGTGGTTCTTCACGCAGAAGATCTCCTGGAACCAGCAGAACGTGTTCCCGCACCACAGCTTCCTGTGGGAGGGCATCGACGGCTCGCGGATGTTCACGCACTTCCCGTCGATGGACACCTACAACTCGCAGCTGAGCGGCATGGAGGTCGCGAAGGCCGCGCGCCAGTTCAAGGAGAACCGCGTCTCCTCCCGGTCGATCGCGCCCGTGGGCTGGGGCGACGGCGGCGGCGGCACGACCCGCGAGATGACCGGCAAGGCCGAGCGTCTGCGCGACCTCGAGGGCAGCGCGCGCGTCGAATGGGAGCATCCTGACTCCTTCTTCGAGAAGGCGCGCGCCGAGATCGCGAACCCCGCGGTCTGGGTCGGCGAGCTCTACCTCGAACTGCACCGCGGCACGCTCACCAGCCAGCATGCGACGAAGGCGCTGCACCGCTGGGCGGAGCACGCGCTCGTCGAGGCGGAGCTGTGGGCGGCGACGGATGCCGTGCGCACCGGCGCCGCATACCCGAAGGCCGAGATCGACCGGCTGTGGGAGACCGTGCTCCTGCACGAGTTCCACGACATCCTGCCCGGCACCTCGATCGCCTGGGTCCACCGCGAGGCCGTCGAGGTGCTGAGCGGCGTGCTGTCGGACGCGCAGGACATCGCGGATGCCGCGCGGCGGTCGCTCGCGGGCGAGGGCGACCGCGAGCTGCGGTTCACGCCGAGCTCCGTCGACGGTCGCGGCCGCGCGCTCGGCGCCGCCTGGGCGGACGGACCCGCCGGCGCTCCCGCCTCGCTCGAGGAGGAGGCGGGCGGCTGGCGTCTCGAGAACGAGCTCGTGTCGGTGCTCGTGTCGGGCGAGGGTCTGATCGTGTCGGCCGTCGACAAGGCCACGGGACGAGAGGCCGTCGCCGAGGGCCGCGCCGCGAACCTCTTCCAGCTGCACCAGGACTTCCCCAACATGTGGGACGCGTGGGACATCGACCGCTACTACCGCAACAGCGTCGACGACCTCACCGGGGTCGCGTCGATCTCGGCATCCGTCGTCGACGGCGTGGCCGCAGTGCGGGTCGTGCGCGAGTTCTCTCAGTCGCGCATCGAGCAGACCATCGTGCTGGCCCCCGGCTCGCGCACGGTGCACCTGCGCAACGACGTCGACTGGCACGAGACCGAGAAGCTGCTGAAGCTCGCCTTCCCGCTCGACGTGCAGGCGTCGCACACCGAGGCCGAGACGCAGTTCGGCTACCAGTCGCGCGTCACCCACACGAACACCAGCTGGGAGGCCGCGAAGTTCGAGGCGTCGATGCACCGTTTCGTGCTCGTGCGAGAGCAGGACTTCGGCGTCGCGCTCGTCAACGACTCGATCTACGGGTACGACACGTCGCGTGACGTGGAAGGCGACGCGGTCACCACGACCGTGCGTCTGTCGCTGCTGCGCGCGCCGCGGTTCCCCGACCCGGACACCGACCACGGACCGCACCAGATCGAGATCGGGTTCGTGATCGGAGCGGATGCCGCGATCGCCACCGCCGAGGGCATCGCGCTCAACGCGCCGGCATCCGTCGTGCGCGGTGCGCGCGAGGTCGAGCCGCTCGTATCGGTCGCGGGCGACGGCATCGTCGTGTCGGGCGTCAAGCTCGCCGACGACGGATCGGGCGATGTGATCGTGCGGCTGTACGAGGCGCTCGGGCGCCGTGCGGTCGGCTCGCTGGCTGTCGGGTTCGAGCACTCGGAGATCCGCGAGGTCTCGCTCATCGAGGATCCGCTGGACGACGCGCGGGTCGGTGGTGAGCTGAGCCTGCGCCCGTTCGAGGTGCGGACGCTGCGCATCGTGCGCTGA
- a CDS encoding glycosyl hydrolase, with protein sequence MTQRGALDAPLRFGANYTPSKDWMHSWLDFTPDDVRRDFSALAELGLDHVRVFPLWTVLQPNRTFIRDGAVDDVRAVVDIAGEFGMDASVDVIQGHLSSFDFVPSWLGTWHDKNMFTDAKALSGQVALVDRLGRALRDAPNFLGLTLGNETNQFSAHTHPSPWPVTQDEAGGWISALLSAAEQAAPGLPHVHSEYDAVWYMDGHGFTPAHASRLGAMTTIHSWIFNGTAQRYGGRSVASDRHAEYLIELSRAFATDPDRVVWLQEVGAPSNCLADDEMPDFLEATVRSAARTENLWGITWWCSHDVSRELGDFPELEYSLGLIDQTGAAKPIGRRLAELIPELRRRTAAPARDTAIVVEVDEREVPVSRAALSPGGAVFQAWVDACAGGLDPALVTSLDALDAAALDARGIRHLIRPDLAASGVDRYGSVNTVVQA encoded by the coding sequence ATGACGCAGCGCGGCGCCCTCGATGCTCCCCTGAGATTCGGGGCGAACTACACGCCGTCGAAGGACTGGATGCACTCCTGGCTGGACTTCACCCCCGACGACGTGCGCCGCGACTTCTCGGCTCTCGCGGAGCTCGGCCTCGACCACGTCCGCGTCTTCCCGCTGTGGACCGTGCTGCAGCCGAACCGCACCTTCATCCGCGACGGGGCTGTCGACGACGTCCGAGCGGTGGTCGACATCGCCGGCGAGTTCGGGATGGACGCGAGCGTCGACGTCATCCAGGGCCACCTGTCGAGCTTCGACTTCGTGCCGTCCTGGCTCGGGACCTGGCATGACAAGAACATGTTCACCGACGCCAAGGCCCTGAGCGGCCAGGTCGCGCTCGTCGATCGCCTCGGCCGTGCGCTGCGCGACGCCCCCAACTTCCTCGGCCTGACGCTCGGCAACGAGACGAACCAGTTCTCCGCTCACACCCACCCCTCGCCCTGGCCGGTGACGCAGGACGAGGCGGGCGGATGGATCTCGGCGCTGCTGTCGGCGGCCGAGCAGGCGGCCCCGGGGCTGCCGCACGTGCACAGCGAGTACGACGCCGTCTGGTACATGGACGGCCACGGGTTCACGCCGGCGCACGCCTCCCGCCTGGGGGCGATGACGACCATCCACTCGTGGATCTTCAACGGCACGGCGCAGCGCTACGGCGGAAGGTCGGTGGCCTCCGACCGGCACGCCGAGTACCTCATCGAGCTCTCCCGCGCCTTCGCGACCGACCCCGACCGCGTGGTCTGGCTGCAGGAGGTCGGCGCGCCGTCGAACTGCCTCGCCGACGACGAGATGCCCGACTTCCTCGAGGCGACCGTCCGTTCGGCCGCGCGCACCGAGAACCTCTGGGGCATCACCTGGTGGTGCTCGCACGACGTGAGCCGCGAGCTCGGAGACTTCCCCGAGCTGGAGTACTCGCTGGGCCTCATCGATCAGACGGGTGCTGCGAAGCCGATCGGCCGCCGCCTGGCCGAACTCATCCCCGAGCTGCGGCGGCGCACCGCCGCCCCCGCGCGCGACACCGCGATCGTCGTCGAGGTCGACGAGCGGGAGGTGCCGGTGAGCCGGGCCGCGCTGAGCCCGGGCGGAGCGGTGTTCCAGGCGTGGGTGGATGCGTGCGCCGGCGGGCTCGACCCCGCCCTGGTCACCTCCCTCGACGCACTCGATGCCGCGGCGCTCGACGCCCGCGGCATCCGGCACCTCATCCGTCCCGATCTCGCCGCGAGCGGCGTCGACCGCTACGGCTCGGTGAACACCGTCGTGCAGGCCTGA
- a CDS encoding DUF222 domain-containing protein, producing the protein MTHPADVLAQVACDLDAVLSDNTLAGLSDADRVRVLQAAGAVARRVDAVVVETLGSTNPVDLAHGAGCRSAQELVQRTLLVDGSGAGRVVKAAGLVRRESSLVSGEWLPARWPAVREALRDGVIGVAGVLAATGPVERIRDRIGAEERLAADAFLADVARGLTDQDDAADLEDEDEGDSTGASGEPARGPGVMPEDLGRVAQQIALVLDPDGPEPDDQQALQRRGLTIGRLHQGLHRITGHLLPDAAAQLQAVLDAMLNPKVDGPPHPTGVRFAPSPGEGAAGSTDDGVGSGAVGSEGWNEDPRAVIDPRTPTQKRHDAFAAAVGIAARHQDMPSLGGAAPTLVVTVDATDLAGQSGRARLPGSDATIPTTAAVHTACSGVIQRVLVDQGRIVGITVTDRVFTVHQRRAIIARDSECLIPGCHVPAAWCEIHHVTEHARGGPTSTDNGVPLCWWHHRSLATSGWEIRMNHGIPQVRGPSWWDPTHHWHTPTHTTRSLARSA; encoded by the coding sequence ATGACCCATCCCGCCGATGTTCTCGCTCAGGTCGCGTGCGACCTGGATGCGGTGCTGTCCGACAACACCCTCGCGGGGTTGTCCGACGCGGATCGGGTGCGGGTGTTGCAGGCGGCGGGTGCGGTCGCGCGGCGGGTGGACGCGGTGGTGGTGGAGACTCTGGGGTCGACGAACCCGGTCGATCTCGCCCATGGGGCGGGGTGTCGCTCGGCGCAGGAGTTGGTGCAGCGCACGCTGCTGGTGGATGGGTCGGGTGCGGGGCGGGTGGTGAAGGCGGCGGGTCTGGTGCGGCGGGAGTCGAGTCTGGTGTCGGGGGAGTGGTTGCCGGCTCGGTGGCCTGCGGTGCGGGAGGCGCTGCGGGACGGGGTGATCGGGGTGGCGGGGGTGTTGGCGGCGACGGGCCCGGTGGAGCGGATCCGTGACCGGATCGGGGCGGAGGAGCGGTTGGCGGCGGATGCGTTCCTCGCCGATGTCGCCCGCGGTCTGACCGATCAGGATGACGCTGCCGACCTCGAGGACGAGGACGAGGGTGACAGCACCGGGGCGTCGGGGGAACCGGCCCGGGGCCCGGGGGTGATGCCGGAGGATCTGGGGCGGGTGGCGCAACAGATCGCGCTGGTGTTGGACCCGGACGGCCCAGAACCCGATGACCAGCAGGCGTTGCAGCGCCGCGGCCTGACGATCGGGCGCCTGCACCAGGGATTGCATCGGATCACCGGGCATCTCCTCCCGGATGCGGCGGCACAACTCCAGGCGGTGCTGGATGCGATGCTCAACCCGAAAGTCGACGGCCCACCCCACCCGACCGGCGTCCGCTTCGCACCGTCGCCGGGTGAGGGCGCCGCAGGGTCAACAGACGACGGTGTCGGGTCGGGTGCGGTCGGGTCGGAGGGGTGGAATGAGGATCCTCGGGCGGTGATCGATCCCCGCACGCCTACCCAGAAACGTCATGATGCGTTCGCGGCAGCGGTGGGGATCGCGGCCCGACACCAGGACATGCCCTCCCTGGGCGGTGCCGCACCGACCCTGGTCGTCACGGTCGATGCGACAGACCTCGCCGGCCAGTCCGGGCGGGCGCGGCTTCCCGGGTCGGACGCGACGATCCCCACCACCGCGGCCGTGCACACGGCGTGCTCCGGGGTGATCCAGCGGGTGCTGGTCGATCAGGGCAGGATCGTGGGGATCACGGTCACGGACCGGGTGTTCACCGTGCATCAGCGGCGGGCGATCATCGCCCGCGACTCCGAGTGCCTCATCCCCGGCTGTCATGTCCCGGCGGCGTGGTGCGAGATCCACCACGTCACCGAACACGCCCGCGGCGGGCCGACCTCCACCGACAACGGGGTCCCGTTGTGCTGGTGGCACCACCGCTCCCTGGCCACGTCCGGGTGGGAGATCCGCATGAACCACGGGATCCCCCAAGTCCGCGGACCCTCCTGGTGGGACCCCACCCACCACTGGCACACACCCACCCACACCACGAGATCACTGGCCAGGTCGGCGTGA
- a CDS encoding sugar ABC transporter permease, protein MAADTGTRKRSSGITSHRWFTPWLLLAPAVIWVLVFALWPFLNTVVLSFTDAKPLRTPEFVGGANYERMFGDEMFWNALTTCIIYVVVCVPLLTILPLLLALLVQKKLPGISFFRTTFYFPVIASVVVVALIWTWLFDSRGIINQTLEFLGVVDKPVAFLVDRWLLLGCAILLTVWKGLGYYMVVYLAALGNVGKELHEAAMLDGAGSFRRFLSVTIPSVRGAMLLISVLIAVSAMRVFAELDVLSKSTGGPGGYDMSLVMLIRQVGSGLNGNIGYASAISVALFLLTLIPLAAIAFMNREKKAKAPA, encoded by the coding sequence ATGGCCGCGGACACCGGCACCCGGAAGCGGAGCAGCGGGATCACCTCCCACAGGTGGTTCACGCCGTGGCTCCTGCTCGCACCCGCCGTCATCTGGGTGCTGGTGTTCGCGCTCTGGCCGTTCCTCAACACGGTCGTCCTGAGCTTCACGGACGCCAAGCCCCTGCGCACGCCCGAGTTCGTCGGCGGCGCGAACTACGAGCGCATGTTCGGCGACGAGATGTTCTGGAACGCGCTCACCACCTGCATCATCTACGTGGTCGTGTGCGTGCCGCTGCTCACGATCCTGCCGCTGCTGCTGGCGCTGCTCGTGCAGAAGAAGCTCCCCGGCATCTCGTTCTTCCGCACCACCTTCTACTTCCCCGTGATCGCCTCGGTCGTCGTGGTCGCCCTGATCTGGACCTGGCTGTTCGACAGTCGCGGCATCATCAACCAGACGCTCGAGTTCCTCGGAGTCGTCGACAAGCCGGTGGCGTTCCTCGTCGATCGGTGGCTGCTGCTGGGCTGCGCCATCCTCCTCACCGTGTGGAAGGGCCTCGGCTACTACATGGTCGTGTACCTCGCTGCACTCGGAAACGTCGGCAAGGAGCTGCACGAGGCGGCGATGCTCGACGGCGCCGGATCCTTCCGTCGTTTCCTGTCGGTGACGATCCCCTCGGTGCGCGGGGCGATGCTGCTGATCTCGGTGCTCATAGCGGTGTCGGCGATGCGCGTCTTCGCCGAGCTCGACGTGCTCTCCAAGAGCACCGGCGGGCCGGGCGGCTACGACATGTCGCTCGTCATGCTGATCCGTCAGGTCGGATCCGGCCTGAACGGCAACATCGGCTACGCCTCCGCGATCAGCGTCGCGCTGTTCCTCCTCACCCTCATCCCGCTCGCCGCGATCGCCTTCATGAATCGC
- a CDS encoding LacI family DNA-binding transcriptional regulator — protein MSPAKRVTIADIARMAGVSPGAVSFALNGRPGVSEETRQRILSIVEENGWQPSSAARALVGARANTVGFALARPARSLGSEAFFTDLIAGIESRLSESKVSLQLRLVSGIAEEMEVHRQWRSSNQVDGIILIDPRDDDPRGERITALDARAVMIGSKPSPEGSVPSVWIGDDAVAESLFSYLAALGHERVAYVAGPAELEHTRLRAEVLDRMTGDGVAGEVITTDFSPARASAVTRTLLAGRQRPTAIVYDNDVMAVAGLRVAQEMGRHVPRDVSLASFDDSVIAGLINPSITAMTRDTFELGERAATLLLQQIEAGANLPSVEGPTPTLTVRESTAPPAPVA, from the coding sequence ATGAGCCCGGCGAAACGCGTCACCATCGCCGACATCGCGCGCATGGCCGGCGTCTCGCCCGGTGCCGTCTCGTTCGCCCTGAACGGCCGCCCCGGCGTCAGCGAGGAGACGCGGCAGCGCATCCTGTCGATCGTCGAGGAGAACGGCTGGCAGCCCAGCTCCGCAGCCAGGGCACTCGTCGGGGCGCGCGCGAACACGGTCGGCTTCGCCCTCGCGCGCCCGGCCCGGTCTCTGGGGTCGGAGGCGTTCTTCACCGACCTCATCGCCGGCATCGAATCCCGCCTCTCCGAGAGCAAGGTCAGCCTGCAGCTGCGCCTCGTCAGCGGCATCGCCGAGGAGATGGAGGTGCATCGGCAGTGGCGCTCGTCCAATCAGGTCGACGGCATCATCCTGATCGACCCTCGCGACGACGACCCCCGCGGCGAGCGCATCACCGCCCTCGACGCCCGCGCCGTCATGATCGGCTCGAAGCCGTCGCCCGAAGGCTCCGTGCCGAGCGTGTGGATCGGCGACGACGCGGTGGCGGAGTCGCTGTTCTCGTATCTCGCCGCACTGGGCCACGAGCGCGTCGCCTACGTCGCCGGGCCCGCCGAGCTCGAGCACACGCGGCTGCGTGCCGAGGTGCTCGACCGCATGACCGGCGACGGCGTCGCGGGCGAGGTCATCACGACCGACTTCTCCCCCGCGCGCGCGTCGGCCGTGACCCGCACGCTCCTGGCCGGCCGTCAGCGTCCGACCGCGATCGTCTACGACAACGACGTCATGGCCGTGGCCGGGCTCCGGGTGGCCCAGGAGATGGGCCGACACGTCCCCCGCGACGTGTCGCTCGCGTCCTTCGACGACTCGGTGATCGCCGGCCTCATCAACCCGTCGATCACGGCGATGACCCGCGACACGTTCGAGCTCGGCGAGCGCGCGGCGACGCTGCTGCTGCAGCAGATCGAGGCCGGGGCGAACCTGCCGAGCGTCGAGGGCCCGACCCCGACGCTGACGGTGCGCGAGAGCACCGCGCCGCCGGCGCCGGTCGCCTGA
- a CDS encoding glycosyltransferase, with protein sequence MSSSSSDPTSAPDAAPTTGSRPLRILIGCDTFAPDINGAARFAERLAAGLVQRGDDVHVVAPNQAYRRTPARTEVIEGEPMTLHRLPSVRWAPHDWLRFVWPWRSKHYARKVLDAVQPDVVHIQSHIVIGRGLARIAHERGIPVIATNHVMAENILDHTTMPKFIDDLVLRFAWADAKRTFSLTRAITTPTRRAADFLERTVAVKNVIPVSCGIDRTQYQPVIGPRDKNRIVFVGRLTAEKQVEVILQAMTKLDPALDVTFDIVGGGDQRKQLENLTGQLGLTDRVTFHGRTTDEELRALLSRASVFTIASIAELQSIATMEAMASALPIVAADAVALPHLVHDGENGYLFEPGNADALAARLTDVLTADQAEYERMQQASLDGVVIHDINRTLDTFEALYRDEPLPQ encoded by the coding sequence ATGTCTTCCTCTTCCTCCGATCCGACGAGCGCTCCCGACGCCGCCCCCACGACCGGGTCGCGTCCGCTGCGCATCCTGATCGGCTGCGACACGTTCGCGCCCGACATCAACGGAGCCGCGCGCTTCGCCGAGCGCCTCGCCGCCGGTCTCGTGCAGCGCGGCGACGACGTCCACGTCGTGGCCCCCAACCAGGCCTACCGCCGCACCCCGGCGCGCACCGAGGTCATCGAGGGTGAGCCGATGACGCTGCATCGGCTGCCGTCGGTGCGCTGGGCGCCGCACGACTGGCTGCGCTTCGTGTGGCCGTGGCGCTCTAAGCACTACGCCCGCAAGGTGCTCGACGCGGTGCAGCCCGATGTCGTGCACATCCAGTCGCACATCGTCATCGGGCGCGGTCTCGCCCGCATCGCGCACGAGCGCGGCATCCCCGTGATCGCGACCAACCACGTGATGGCCGAGAACATCCTCGACCACACCACGATGCCGAAGTTCATCGACGACCTCGTGCTGCGGTTCGCGTGGGCCGACGCGAAGCGCACCTTCTCGCTGACCCGCGCCATCACGACGCCCACGCGACGTGCCGCCGACTTCCTCGAGCGCACGGTCGCGGTGAAGAACGTGATCCCGGTCAGCTGCGGCATCGACCGCACCCAGTACCAGCCGGTGATCGGCCCCCGCGACAAGAACCGCATCGTGTTCGTCGGCCGTCTGACCGCCGAGAAGCAGGTCGAGGTCATCCTGCAGGCGATGACGAAGCTCGACCCGGCGCTCGACGTCACGTTCGACATCGTCGGCGGCGGAGACCAGCGCAAGCAGCTCGAGAACCTCACCGGACAGCTGGGGCTCACGGACCGCGTGACGTTCCACGGTCGCACGACCGACGAGGAGCTGCGGGCGCTGCTGTCTCGCGCGTCGGTCTTCACGATCGCCTCGATCGCCGAGCTGCAGTCGATCGCCACCATGGAGGCCATGGCCTCCGCCCTGCCGATCGTCGCCGCCGACGCGGTCGCCCTTCCGCACCTCGTGCACGACGGCGAGAACGGCTACCTCTTCGAGCCGGGCAACGCGGATGCTCTCGCCGCGCGTCTCACCGATGTGCTCACCGCCGACCAGGCGGAGTACGAGCGCATGCAGCAGGCGTCTCTCGACGGCGTCGTGATCCACGACATCAACCGCACCCTCGACACCTTCGAGGCGCTGTACCGCGACGAGCCGCTGCCGCAGTAG
- a CDS encoding extracellular solute-binding protein: MRVPTRIATVAAFSIGVLALTSCTGGGGAGGDSGPIDTSGELSGTIQFQTWSLKNEKFTPYFEDLIDAFEKEHPDVTVEWLDQPGDGYQEKILSQANANTLPDVLNLPPDIAYPLVAAGKLLDIDEADADLKSVYNTGAWESYSQYPGVEGTYGLPWYLSSDASWWNLAQLAPYGVTEDNLPTTVDELLTLAKDVASQSGGKVQLLSSIPALDTFTSAGMEVIDDEGEFVFNTDEAAEIIQAYADAYAAGAMPAEALTGDYGGNAEAYIQEKVAFTTGGTGFTTDLQKDAPALLENTVATPRLGIPPLYVQGLNVSADSDNKSAALAFAEYVTNEENQIAFSSLAVGTAPGTTSGGDTVVENISSSVTDPKQLAAIDTVFTAMQDAKAIPFQWTSDMATYMTQQIALAINGEADPKTQLDKIVEYANANRVDQ; the protein is encoded by the coding sequence ATGAGAGTTCCGACACGCATTGCCACGGTGGCAGCCTTCAGCATCGGCGTCCTGGCGCTGACGAGTTGCACGGGAGGTGGCGGCGCGGGCGGCGACAGCGGCCCGATCGACACGTCCGGCGAGCTGAGCGGAACGATCCAGTTCCAGACCTGGTCGCTCAAGAACGAGAAGTTCACGCCGTACTTCGAAGACCTCATCGACGCGTTCGAGAAGGAGCACCCCGACGTCACGGTCGAGTGGCTCGACCAGCCCGGCGACGGCTACCAGGAGAAGATCCTCAGCCAGGCCAACGCCAACACCCTGCCCGACGTGCTGAACCTGCCGCCCGACATCGCCTATCCGCTCGTCGCCGCCGGCAAGCTCCTCGACATCGACGAGGCGGATGCCGACCTGAAGTCGGTCTACAACACGGGCGCGTGGGAGTCCTACAGCCAGTACCCGGGCGTCGAGGGCACGTACGGTCTGCCCTGGTACCTCTCCAGCGACGCCTCATGGTGGAACCTCGCACAGCTCGCGCCCTACGGCGTCACCGAGGACAACCTGCCCACCACGGTCGACGAGCTCCTCACCCTCGCGAAGGACGTCGCATCGCAGTCCGGCGGCAAGGTGCAGCTGCTGTCGTCGATCCCCGCACTCGACACCTTCACGTCCGCCGGTATGGAGGTCATCGACGACGAGGGCGAGTTCGTCTTCAACACCGACGAGGCCGCCGAGATCATCCAGGCCTACGCCGACGCCTACGCGGCAGGAGCGATGCCTGCCGAGGCGCTGACCGGCGACTACGGCGGGAACGCCGAGGCCTACATCCAGGAGAAGGTCGCCTTCACCACCGGCGGCACCGGCTTCACCACCGACCTGCAGAAGGACGCCCCGGCGCTCCTTGAGAACACGGTCGCGACGCCGCGCCTCGGCATCCCTCCCCTGTACGTGCAGGGGCTGAACGTCTCGGCCGACTCCGACAACAAGTCCGCGGCGCTCGCGTTCGCCGAGTACGTCACCAACGAGGAGAACCAGATCGCGTTCTCGTCGCTGGCGGTCGGCACCGCGCCCGGCACGACCTCCGGCGGCGACACGGTCGTCGAGAACATCTCGTCGTCGGTCACCGACCCGAAGCAGCTCGCCGCGATCGACACCGTGTTCACCGCGATGCAGGATGCGAAGGCGATCCCGTTCCAGTGGACGTCCGACATGGCGACGTACATGACGCAGCAGATCGCGCTCGCCATCAACGGCGAGGCCGACCCGAAGACGCAGCTCGACAAGATCGTCGAGTACGCCAACGCGAACCGGGTGGACCAGTAA